A single genomic interval of Adhaeribacter pallidiroseus harbors:
- a CDS encoding GNAT family N-acetyltransferase has product MKIIAPTQPDDWAQYYRLRYEVLRQPWQQPAGSERSPDDATATHALLVDESGKALGVGRLHQHAPEEAQIRFMAIRPDQQGKGLGNLILKHLEDIARQWQVKQLTLQARENALNFYRRNGYKEIEKSHVLFGEIQHYKMAKDII; this is encoded by the coding sequence ATGAAAATAATTGCACCAACTCAACCCGATGACTGGGCACAATATTACAGGTTACGCTACGAAGTTTTACGCCAACCCTGGCAGCAGCCCGCCGGCAGTGAACGGTCTCCGGACGATGCTACCGCAACGCACGCCCTGCTGGTAGATGAAAGCGGAAAAGCGCTGGGAGTGGGTCGCTTACATCAACACGCTCCCGAAGAGGCCCAAATTCGTTTTATGGCTATCCGGCCCGATCAGCAAGGAAAAGGATTAGGTAATTTAATTTTAAAGCATTTAGAGGATATTGCCCGGCAATGGCAAGTAAAACAACTAACACTGCAAGCCCGCGAAAATGCGCTAAACTTTTACCGCCGGAATGGGTACAAGGAAATAGAAAAAAGCCATGTGCTGTTTGGCGAAA
- a CDS encoding PIN-like domain-containing protein has protein sequence MDKKLEVVNSISFLKKRSLQSLKVYNEAISAYNLGLSEAIKLHKRFPIFLDTNVLLRIYSISFTEREKYKKFFQDHTESIYITDQIQREFIKNREDVINKFFEDVTKKIPQTFKRDILNNIESFLTSNKVILKDYKMIEEGLKNVKKECAGLLDSLNSEVEKNKTKSKNIILEDEVLNALGKTNTLNQLSENEIEQIKKDFDLLVSQINKEDGEKDLGKTGKAFPGLGDLKKKPDDPYGDYIIFHEILNHMSKKKTDAVFLTFDTAKGDWMQTTKAPHLHYIENVFLNTGKTLYILDAERVLETLLEGSFESLISGSEEYVDDLDLYINRDSLRQFLNSHSFTKDRKETIDINTLTKELILNGVSYIYDLEQAFKKAELYFNEYDLSSFSQSSFVRFALYILNKNYIWINPSGLHSRLDFSKHKRNVNLPKDSLDDFNSFLDSIVN, from the coding sequence ATGGACAAAAAGTTAGAAGTAGTAAATAGCATCAGCTTTCTTAAAAAAAGGTCACTACAATCCTTAAAAGTTTACAATGAAGCTATTTCTGCATATAACTTAGGTTTGAGTGAGGCTATAAAACTTCATAAACGATTCCCTATATTCCTTGATACTAATGTTTTATTAAGAATTTATAGTATTTCCTTTACAGAGAGAGAAAAATATAAAAAGTTTTTTCAGGACCATACCGAGAGTATTTATATCACTGATCAAATACAAAGGGAATTTATTAAAAATAGAGAAGATGTAATTAATAAATTTTTTGAAGATGTAACTAAAAAGATACCTCAAACCTTTAAAAGGGATATTTTAAACAATATTGAAAGTTTTCTTACTTCAAATAAAGTTATTTTAAAAGATTATAAAATGATTGAAGAAGGGCTAAAGAATGTAAAAAAAGAATGTGCAGGGCTTTTAGATTCTTTAAATAGTGAGGTTGAAAAGAATAAGACTAAGAGTAAAAATATAATTTTAGAAGATGAAGTTTTAAACGCATTGGGGAAAACAAATACATTAAATCAGTTGTCAGAAAATGAAATTGAGCAAATAAAAAAAGATTTTGATCTCTTGGTTTCACAAATCAACAAAGAGGATGGGGAAAAAGATTTAGGTAAAACAGGTAAAGCATTTCCTGGATTGGGAGATTTGAAAAAGAAGCCAGATGATCCTTATGGAGATTACATAATTTTTCATGAAATTTTAAATCATATGTCCAAAAAAAAGACTGATGCTGTATTTTTAACTTTTGATACAGCAAAAGGGGATTGGATGCAAACAACTAAAGCCCCCCACCTTCACTATATTGAAAATGTTTTCTTAAATACAGGAAAAACTTTATATATTTTAGATGCTGAACGAGTTTTAGAAACGTTGTTAGAAGGGTCATTCGAATCTTTAATCTCAGGTTCGGAAGAGTATGTAGATGATCTAGATTTATATATAAACCGCGATTCTTTAAGACAATTCTTAAATTCCCATTCTTTTACTAAGGATAGAAAAGAGACTATTGATATTAATACTTTAACTAAGGAATTAATTCTCAATGGGGTTAGTTATATATATGATTTAGAGCAAGCATTTAAAAAAGCTGAATTATATTTTAACGAATATGATTTATCATCTTTTAGTCAATCGTCATTTGTTAGGTTTGCTCTTTATATTTTAAATAAAAATTATATATGGATAAATCCAAGTGGGTTGCATAGTAGGTTAGATTTTTCTAAACATAAAAGGAACGTTAATTTACCTAAAGACAGTTTAGATGATTTTAATAGTTTTTTAGATAGCATAGTGAACTAA
- a CDS encoding RNA methyltransferase — translation MRKLKMEELNRVSVEEFKEQEKLPVVLVLDNVRSLHNVGSTFRTADAFAVSKIYLCGITGTPPHKEINKTALGATDSVNWEHFTSTAELVEQLKVENNQIIAIEQADRSVSLTDFNPTAGQKYALVFGNEVFGVEDEVMQLADTVIEIPQFGTKHSLNISVAVGVVVWDFLSKLAT, via the coding sequence ATGCGCAAGTTAAAAATGGAGGAACTCAACCGGGTATCGGTGGAGGAATTTAAAGAACAGGAAAAATTACCGGTGGTGCTGGTACTCGATAATGTGCGTTCGTTGCACAACGTAGGCTCCACTTTCCGGACGGCCGATGCTTTTGCGGTGAGTAAAATTTACCTGTGCGGCATAACCGGCACGCCGCCCCACAAAGAAATTAATAAAACCGCTTTAGGGGCTACCGATTCAGTGAACTGGGAGCACTTTACCAGCACTGCCGAATTAGTAGAACAGTTAAAAGTCGAAAATAACCAGATAATAGCCATTGAGCAAGCTGACCGCAGTGTTTCGTTAACTGATTTTAATCCGACCGCCGGGCAAAAATACGCCTTGGTTTTTGGCAACGAGGTATTTGGGGTAGAAGATGAAGTAATGCAGCTAGCCGACACTGTTATTGAAATTCCGCAGTTCGGCACCAAACATTCGCTTAATATTTCGGTGGCGGTGGGGGTAGTTGTCTGGGATTTCCTAAGTAAACTAGCTACATAA
- a CDS encoding TerC family protein: protein MNDFFTLFARPDTWISLLTLTFMEVVLGIDNIVFISIVAGKLPPESQGRARTIGLMLALIFRIMLLLTISWIVGLKEPLFTINLPFGFEDFGVTGRDIILFAGGLFLLAKSTTEIHSKLEGEEEHGPQKTYHNLQKVIIQIVLVDIVFSFDSILTAVGLVDHVSIMIIAVIISMGIMLAFSKIIGDFVNGHPTVKMLALAFLIMIGVMLIVEAFHGHIPKGYIYFAMAFSLGVEMLNLRLRKTDSPPVKLRDSEYD from the coding sequence ATGAACGATTTTTTTACACTTTTTGCCCGACCGGATACCTGGATCAGTTTACTGACCTTAACTTTTATGGAGGTGGTACTGGGTATCGATAATATTGTTTTTATCTCTATTGTGGCCGGAAAGCTGCCACCCGAAAGCCAGGGACGGGCGCGTACTATCGGGTTAATGCTGGCTTTGATTTTCCGGATTATGCTTTTATTAACCATATCCTGGATTGTGGGTTTAAAAGAACCGCTTTTTACTATTAATCTGCCTTTCGGTTTTGAGGATTTTGGCGTTACCGGTCGCGATATTATTTTATTTGCCGGTGGTTTGTTTTTACTGGCTAAGAGTACTACCGAAATACACAGTAAATTAGAAGGAGAGGAAGAACATGGCCCCCAGAAAACTTATCATAATTTACAAAAAGTAATTATTCAGATTGTGTTGGTGGATATTGTTTTCTCCTTCGATTCCATTTTAACCGCCGTAGGCTTAGTTGATCACGTGAGCATTATGATTATTGCGGTAATTATTTCGATGGGTATTATGCTGGCCTTTTCTAAAATTATTGGTGATTTCGTGAACGGCCACCCAACGGTTAAAATGCTGGCGCTTGCTTTTCTGATCATGATTGGCGTCATGTTAATTGTGGAAGCTTTCCACGGGCATATTCCCAAAGGTTATATCTATTTCGCCATGGCTTTTTCGCTGGGAGTAGAGATGCTGAATTTACGCCTCCGGAAAACGGACTCACCACCCGTTAAACTTCGTGATTCGGAATACGATTAA
- the mutS gene encoding DNA mismatch repair protein MutS — protein MKQYYAIKTKHPGALLLFRVGDFYETFGDDAVKASKILDIVLTKRGAGTTSETALAGFPHHSLDTYLPKLVRAGERVAICDQLEDPKSVKGIVKRGVTELVTPGVSFNDQVLEKKSNNYLAAVHLSKNETGIAFLDISTGEFITAQGDRPYIGKLLQSFAPAEVLFCKRLKEEFYLSFGPDFCQYALDEWVFGYDYAYESLLRHFGTTSLKGFGIDTLHEGIIAAGCILHYLSETQHHDIGHIRTISRLEEDKYVWLDKFTIRNLELIFPQHTEGVPLIQILDKTVTPMGARLLKKWVVLPLKEVSQIQRRLDTVEALISNGNLLQDITHYLKQINDLERLISKVAVKRINPREMLQLSKALEATVPIKELLSHSQIPALKKLADQLSFCDIIREEIKQKIKPDAPMLTNLGNIINPGIHAELDDLRAIAFSGKDYLLQLQQREIKNTGISSLKIAYNKVFGYYLEVTHAHKDKVPKEWIRKQTLVNAERYITEELKTYEEKILHAEERIFTIEQQLFNELVLSTTEYVGQIQQNARVLGVIDCLASFACAAVSYHYIKPEVNNTHELNITKGRHPVIERQLPPGESYIPNDIFLDTDEQQIVIITGPNMAGKSALLRQTALMVLMAQIGSFVPAEAAQIGIVDKIFTRVGASDNLSRGESTFMVEMTETASILNNLSERSLVLMDEIGRGTSTYDGISIAWAIVEHLHNHPKARAKTLFATHYHELNQLAEELPRVRNFNVSVKETGGKILFMRQLKPGGSEHSFGIHVAQMAGMPNSVVVRANAIMHHLEEDKIRQHPDKNNMKSVPKPQYQLNMFELNDPAMVRLREIFQKLDINTITPVEALLKLNELKLLVDQQQVPGKK, from the coding sequence ATGAAGCAGTATTACGCCATCAAGACAAAACATCCTGGGGCCTTACTGCTTTTTCGGGTAGGTGATTTTTACGAAACTTTTGGAGACGATGCCGTGAAGGCCAGTAAAATCCTGGATATTGTGCTCACCAAACGAGGAGCCGGCACTACTTCCGAAACCGCTTTAGCCGGTTTCCCGCACCATTCCTTGGATACGTATTTACCCAAATTAGTGCGGGCCGGCGAACGCGTTGCTATCTGCGACCAGTTGGAAGATCCTAAATCCGTAAAAGGCATTGTAAAACGCGGCGTAACCGAGTTAGTTACGCCTGGTGTGTCTTTTAACGACCAGGTTCTCGAGAAAAAAAGCAATAATTACCTGGCGGCCGTGCACCTGAGTAAAAACGAAACCGGCATTGCTTTTCTGGATATTTCGACCGGCGAATTTATAACGGCCCAAGGCGATCGGCCATACATTGGCAAATTGTTGCAAAGCTTTGCGCCCGCCGAAGTTTTGTTTTGTAAACGGCTGAAAGAAGAATTTTATCTTTCGTTCGGTCCCGATTTTTGCCAGTACGCGCTGGACGAATGGGTGTTTGGTTACGATTATGCTTACGAAAGCTTGCTGCGCCATTTTGGTACTACTTCGTTAAAAGGCTTCGGCATTGATACTTTGCACGAAGGCATTATTGCGGCGGGCTGCATCTTGCATTATTTATCTGAAACCCAACACCACGATATAGGGCACATCCGCACCATTTCGCGGCTCGAAGAAGATAAATACGTGTGGCTCGATAAGTTTACCATTCGCAACCTCGAGTTGATTTTTCCGCAACATACCGAAGGCGTGCCCCTCATTCAAATTCTGGATAAAACAGTTACGCCCATGGGGGCCCGGCTCCTAAAAAAATGGGTAGTGTTGCCCCTCAAAGAAGTATCGCAGATTCAACGGCGCCTGGATACCGTGGAAGCATTGATTAGCAATGGCAATTTACTGCAAGACATCACGCATTATCTAAAACAAATTAATGACCTGGAACGGCTTATTTCGAAGGTAGCCGTGAAGCGCATTAATCCCCGCGAAATGCTGCAGCTGAGCAAAGCCCTGGAAGCTACCGTGCCCATTAAAGAATTACTGAGCCATAGCCAGATTCCTGCCTTAAAAAAGCTAGCCGATCAATTAAGTTTTTGCGACATTATCCGGGAAGAAATTAAACAGAAAATAAAACCGGATGCTCCCATGCTCACCAACCTGGGCAATATTATAAATCCGGGCATTCACGCGGAATTGGATGATCTGCGGGCCATTGCTTTTTCGGGAAAAGATTATCTGCTGCAACTGCAACAGCGCGAAATTAAAAATACCGGCATCTCGTCGTTAAAAATCGCCTATAATAAAGTTTTCGGTTATTATCTGGAAGTAACGCACGCCCACAAAGATAAAGTACCGAAAGAGTGGATCCGGAAACAGACTTTGGTAAACGCCGAGCGATACATTACCGAAGAACTAAAAACCTACGAAGAAAAAATTCTGCACGCCGAAGAACGTATTTTTACCATTGAGCAGCAATTATTTAACGAACTGGTATTAAGCACTACCGAATACGTCGGCCAAATTCAGCAAAATGCCCGGGTGCTGGGGGTTATTGATTGTCTGGCTTCTTTTGCCTGCGCGGCGGTAAGTTACCACTATATAAAACCCGAAGTAAACAACACGCACGAATTAAATATTACAAAAGGCCGTCACCCGGTAATCGAACGGCAGCTGCCACCCGGCGAAAGTTACATACCCAATGATATTTTCCTGGATACCGACGAGCAGCAAATCGTGATTATTACGGGACCCAACATGGCGGGTAAAAGTGCCTTGCTGCGCCAAACGGCTTTAATGGTGCTTATGGCGCAAATTGGATCGTTTGTGCCCGCCGAAGCGGCACAAATTGGTATTGTCGACAAAATTTTTACCCGCGTGGGTGCATCGGATAATTTAAGCCGTGGCGAAAGTACCTTTATGGTGGAAATGACCGAAACGGCCAGTATTTTAAATAATTTATCGGAGCGCAGCTTGGTACTGATGGACGAAATTGGCCGCGGCACCAGCACTTACGACGGCATTTCTATTGCCTGGGCCATTGTGGAACACCTGCATAACCACCCGAAAGCCCGAGCCAAAACTTTATTTGCTACCCATTACCACGAGTTAAACCAACTGGCCGAAGAGTTGCCGCGCGTGCGTAACTTTAACGTGAGCGTAAAAGAAACTGGCGGTAAAATTTTGTTTATGCGCCAGTTAAAGCCGGGTGGCAGCGAGCATAGTTTCGGGATTCACGTGGCGCAAATGGCCGGCATGCCCAACAGCGTGGTGGTGCGGGCCAACGCCATCATGCACCATTTGGAAGAAGACAAAATCCGGCAGCATCCGGATAAAAATAATATGAAAAGTGTACCTAAGCCGCAATATCAATTAAATATGTTCGAGCTGAATGATCCGGCCATGGTGCGTTTACGCGAAATTTTTCAAAAATTAGACATTAATACCATTACTCCTGTGGAGGCTTTGCTAAAGTTAAACGAACTAAAACTGTTAGTGGATCAGCAGCAAGTACCGGGGAAGAAGTAA